DNA from Prunus persica cultivar Lovell chromosome G6, Prunus_persica_NCBIv2, whole genome shotgun sequence:
TTCCTCTAAATCTAAACCCTTATAATTAGAGGCACTCTAAAAGGCTCAAATAGCGAAAAAGCAAGaaatgagagaaaaattatgtatttatactcTCCTCAATAGATGATAAATTTGTTCAACACCATTAATTTGCGGTGAGCATTAACATTAACGTTatgtaaatttaatttttgaaaatttatgtAACGAATAGATTAATTACACTCATTTAATGACACATAATGTGATGATAAATCTCACCAAGCAAAGCAAAGTGAGTGGTgatcaaatttgttttctccCAACCCaagcataaaaaagaaaagaagaagtcaTTTAGggcttttaaaagaaattccaaaaaaacAGTGCCATAATTGCAAAACTACAAATAATTTTCAGTTTATTATATTCCAAGTGAGTAATGAGTTTATAACTTACAAGTTATAACCCCACCCCCACCGCTTGTCCTCTCTGCTCAGTTATATATCACAGActtcagctctctctctctctctctcgttcgCATCTTTTTTCTCAATTCCTCGCCGGACCTCGGCAACATGCTCGACGGAAAACTTTTCCGGCCTCATTCGCCGGCGACCTGACTATTGAGATCCGATACCGATTGTACGCACTTTCCGGGTACGAAcacatttccttcattttcgtCTTCATTCCTTAAAGATGTTGTCTTTCTTGGCTTCTTTTGGGCGAGATCCGAATAACTACCTGACCCAGATCATATCGGCATTGGATTTGGATCGGCCCTGGCCCTGTGTATTGTTTTATCGAGTTTGTTGCTTCTTGTTGATGTTgtgtgctttttctttttcttttccttgtcaggcaaaatttgtgtctttgattttgaatttgcCTTTAATTTTATGAATATGCAGATTTTCCTGTTTGGATATATGTAAATCATACGAGAAAGGTTTCCGGGAATCCTCGATCGTCTGGTGAAATAAGTAGACTTGTGAACCATTTTATCAGCCATTTTCCTTTGTTTAATCAGCTCGATCGTCTGGCGATGGCTATGAAATTGTTCAAATTTCGTTTTTGATATAGAAATTGAGCATATTATCTTTTGCATAGTCGGGATTTTTGGAGTATGAAACTTGGAATTTTGACTATTATACTATATTGGTTAATGGAAAGGAATAAATCGATTGCCTGCAAAGATCGGAATTGTCTTTCCGGGTTTTTGAGGGTTGATTGATTCGAGATTGGCGTAATAGGGCTTTTCTGGAACCTCTTTATGAagattgttttttgtttgggagTTTTGGTTGGGGTATACTGAACTTTTGATAACATGAGAAACATGGCTGCTCCTGAAGAGGAAGTAAATACTATTTCTAATGTCAGTTTGCAGGGAAGAGTGAATGATGGTCGCCGTAGGTATGGATCAAGTGATTCGCTTGTCCCAGGTCTTGTGGATGATGTAGCTTTGAATTGCCTTGCTTGGGCTTGTAGATCGGATTATGCTTCGCTGTCATGTATTAACACAAAGTTtaataagttaattaaaaGTGGGTATTTGTATGAGTTAAGGAAGCAGTTGGGAATTTTGGAACATTGGGTGTATCTAGTGTGTGATTTGAGAGGGTGGGAGGCGTTTGATCCAGTGAGCAAGAAATGGATGACATTGCCTAAGATGCCTTGTGATGAGTGTTTTAACCATGCCGATAAGGAGTCTTTGGCTGTGGGAAGTCAGTTGTTGGTTTTTGGTCGTGAGCTGTTGGATTTTGCTATTTGGAAGTACAGTGCAATACATCGTAGTTGGGTAAAATGTCAGGGAATGAACCAGCCTCGCTGCTTGTTTGGGTCTGGTAGCCTTGGTTCAATTTCTATTGTTGCGGGTGGGAGTGATAAAAATGGAAATGTGTTGAAATCAGCAGAGATATATGATTCTGAATCAGGCAGGTGGGAAATGCTACCTAACATGCACACACCTCGTAGATTGTGCACTGGTTTTTTCTTGGACAGCAAATTCTACGTCATTGGTGGGATGTCAAGTCCTACTGAATCACTGACTTGTGGGGAGGAATATGATCTTGAGACGGGGAAATGGAGGAAAATTGAGGGTATGTTTCCATATGTCAATAGGGCTGCACAGGCTCCTCCTCTTGTGGCAGTTGTTGATAATCAATTATATGCAGTTGAGTATTTAACCAACATGGTGAAGAAGTATGACAAGGAGAAGAACACCTGGGATGTTTTAGGAAGACTTCCAGTGAGGGCTGACTCTTCAAATGGCTGGGGCCTGGCTTTTAAGGCTTGTGGAAAGGAGCTTCTGGTTGTTGGTGGGCAAAGAGGTCCAGAAGGCGAAGGTATTGTCCTCAACTCTTGGTCTCCAAAGTCAGGGGTCAAGAATGGCACCTTGGATTGGAAAGTTATTGGTGTGAAAGAGCATGTTGGGGTGTTTGTGTACAACTGTGCAGTTATGGGTTGTTGAAGATTCTTTTAGATTAACCAAAAGGAAGGTACTGGTTTCTGCAATCTGACATGGCCCTTCAGGGTAGTTCCCTGTGCATCTATCTGATTGACTAGAATTAATTGTTGCTGAGATAGCATTTCCCTGGCTCAGAATTTGGTTCTCTTTTCTTAACATGCCTGTATTTGGAGATGTTTCATACTTCCATGATCCTGCAAAAGATTTGCTCTATAAAGATCAAAATAGGGACACATGGGTGGTATGTCGCTCCCTGTTTTATCTTTAAGTTGTGTTTCTCATCTACAgcccaattatttattttaataaattgaaatCCTTATTGTTTaatgatttgtttttaaaaaattcactgCTTAATAGTGTTCTGTCTGtcccaaatttatttatacttaTCTGGACCAAGGCACAGAATTGTTGTCTGTCAGTTTCTTGATTAGCCTTAGACTATATGCTTCAGAAGTTAATACGTATCTAATTTTGTTCAGAGGGAAATATTCTCTTGCAAGCAGATATCTGCCATGTTATGTTACTAGACTCTCCACATGACTATGCGTTTGTATAAGAATCGACTAGAGTAATAGTCTTGTTGCATAGTATGCCGAACTGTCTGGATAGAGAGGATATCCTTTCTAAACACACACACTCACTCGTACGCACTTTTATTGCTTCATGTGGGTGCTTTTAATTACTATTTCTTGATATCTTATGTGCATCTTTCCATGTTGGTTGTAGTGTGTATGCTACAAACCTTCAACCCAGGCCCATGAACTTGAATTTATTTGGATTCCAGTTCAAGTTCATTTGACTCATCAGCCATTATGTAATAACTTAATGGTTTCTTCCATTGAATAAATTTGATGTGTACTCGGTGTTGTTACGAGCTTTTCTGTGCATTAGTGCATGAGTGTTCTGCTTAGTTGAGGCCTGGTGGTGAATCTGGTTTGAGGTATTCTACATTGTGGTCAGGTTAAGTTTT
Protein-coding regions in this window:
- the LOC18774327 gene encoding F-box/kelch-repeat protein At5g60570, whose amino-acid sequence is MRNMAAPEEEVNTISNVSLQGRVNDGRRRYGSSDSLVPGLVDDVALNCLAWACRSDYASLSCINTKFNKLIKSGYLYELRKQLGILEHWVYLVCDLRGWEAFDPVSKKWMTLPKMPCDECFNHADKESLAVGSQLLVFGRELLDFAIWKYSAIHRSWVKCQGMNQPRCLFGSGSLGSISIVAGGSDKNGNVLKSAEIYDSESGRWEMLPNMHTPRRLCTGFFLDSKFYVIGGMSSPTESLTCGEEYDLETGKWRKIEGMFPYVNRAAQAPPLVAVVDNQLYAVEYLTNMVKKYDKEKNTWDVLGRLPVRADSSNGWGLAFKACGKELLVVGGQRGPEGEGIVLNSWSPKSGVKNGTLDWKVIGVKEHVGVFVYNCAVMGC